In a genomic window of Halococcus hamelinensis 100A6:
- the aglF gene encoding UTP--glucose-1-phosphate uridylyltransferase AglF, translating to MQAVVLAAGKGTRLRPLTDDKPKGMVEVDGKPILTHCFERLVELDASELLVVVGYKQEVIISHYGDEFEGVPITYAHQREQAGLAHALLTVEEHIDDDFMLILGDNVFEANLGDVVERQRADRADAAFLVEEVPMEDASRYGVCDVTEDGEVTDVIEKPDDPPSNLVLTGFYTFTPAIFHACHLVQPSARGEYELSEAVDLLLRSGRTIDAIEMDGWRIDVGYPEDRDEAERRLQNKSE from the coding sequence ATGCAAGCCGTTGTGCTCGCCGCGGGCAAGGGGACTCGCCTCCGGCCGCTCACCGACGACAAGCCGAAGGGGATGGTCGAGGTCGACGGAAAGCCCATCCTCACCCACTGTTTCGAACGCCTCGTCGAGCTCGACGCCAGCGAACTCCTCGTGGTCGTCGGCTACAAGCAGGAGGTCATCATCAGCCACTACGGCGACGAGTTCGAGGGCGTCCCGATCACCTACGCCCACCAGCGCGAGCAGGCGGGGCTGGCCCACGCCCTGCTGACCGTCGAAGAGCACATCGACGACGACTTCATGTTGATCCTCGGCGACAACGTCTTCGAGGCCAACCTCGGGGACGTCGTCGAGCGCCAGCGCGCCGACCGCGCCGACGCCGCCTTCCTCGTCGAGGAGGTCCCGATGGAGGACGCGAGCCGGTACGGCGTCTGTGACGTCACCGAGGACGGCGAGGTCACCGACGTCATCGAGAAACCCGACGACCCGCCGAGCAACCTCGTCCTCACGGGCTTTTACACGTTCACGCCCGCCATCTTCCACGCCTGCCACCTCGTCCAGCCCTCCGCCCGCGGCGAGTACGAACTCTCGGAGGCCGTCGACCTCCTGCTGCGTTCGGGCCGGACCATCGACGCCATCGAGATGGACGGCTGGCGGATCGACGTCGGCTATCCCGAGGACCGCGACGAGGCCGAGCGGCGGCTCCAGAACAAAAGCGAATAA
- a CDS encoding NAD-dependent epimerase/dehydratase family protein: MSDATPPTIAITGAGGYIGSCVIEHLREAHPDWELTALDNFYVGDLRAVEGVAIDHVDVRDRDRLEAALDGADIVLHLAAISGVDDCATNPDLAFEVNVQGTENVAWFCRKHGVGLVFPYSMGVIGDPEDFPITVDHPRHPLNWYGRTKLLSERTIETMAEGAFPAHLFMKSNLYGDHTVDGRRVSKGTVTNFFLDRALAGETLTVYEPGTQSRNYLHVEDVASAYVASAERMVEGLAAGETGARRYELASDEDPSVHEVAELVARVAREERGIEVDIELVENPRAGETMVESFAVDTTRAREELGWEAEHSLEATIRERLRQE; encoded by the coding sequence ATGAGCGACGCGACGCCCCCCACGATCGCCATCACCGGCGCGGGGGGCTACATCGGGAGCTGTGTGATCGAGCACCTCCGCGAGGCCCACCCCGACTGGGAGCTGACGGCGCTCGACAACTTCTACGTCGGCGACCTCCGGGCGGTCGAGGGAGTCGCGATCGACCACGTCGACGTCCGGGACCGCGACCGGCTGGAGGCCGCGCTCGACGGGGCCGACATCGTGCTCCACCTCGCGGCGATCAGCGGCGTCGACGACTGCGCCACGAACCCCGACCTCGCCTTCGAGGTCAACGTCCAGGGGACCGAGAACGTGGCGTGGTTCTGCCGGAAACACGGGGTCGGCCTCGTCTTCCCGTACAGCATGGGCGTCATCGGCGACCCCGAGGACTTCCCGATCACCGTCGACCATCCGCGACACCCGCTCAACTGGTACGGCCGAACGAAACTCCTCTCAGAACGCACCATCGAGACCATGGCCGAGGGCGCGTTCCCGGCCCACCTGTTCATGAAGTCGAACCTCTACGGCGACCACACCGTGGACGGACGGCGGGTCTCGAAGGGTACGGTGACGAACTTCTTCCTCGACCGCGCGCTCGCGGGCGAGACGCTCACCGTCTACGAACCCGGCACCCAGTCGCGCAACTACCTCCACGTCGAGGACGTCGCGAGCGCCTACGTCGCGAGCGCCGAGCGGATGGTCGAGGGGCTCGCCGCGGGCGAGACGGGCGCGAGGAGGTACGAACTCGCGAGCGACGAGGACCCCAGCGTCCACGAGGTCGCCGAACTCGTCGCGCGGGTCGCGAGGGAGGAACGCGGCATCGAGGTCGACATCGAACTCGTCGAGAACCCGCGGGCGGGCGAGACGATGGTCGAGTCCTTCGCGGTCGATACGACCCGGGCGCGTGAGGAGCTCGGCTGGGAGGCCGAGCACTCGCTCGAAGCCACCATCCGTGAACGGCTTCGGCAGGAATAG
- a CDS encoding NAD-dependent epimerase/dehydratase family protein, which translates to MDLLVTGGCGYIGSALVPLLRDDDRVGRVVVLDDLSTGSPRTLMGSLDGVEFREGDVREYGAVESAVRDVDGVVHLAAITGADSTHDRREETYATNLDGTENVLTAARKVGVERVVVASSCNVYGRATSTDIDETTSPDPINPYAETKAAAEELLAEVTAGSSTTGTALRLSTVYGDAPGIRFNLVVNTFVFRALTGRPLTVYGDGSNWRPFIHVADAARAYRDAVLRPEDWSEPVYNVGTNAGNYRVREIAEVVSEEVGTTDVTYLEDEHPGPSYHVNFDRVAETGYEPEYALREGVRELARRFAA; encoded by the coding sequence GCGACGACGACCGGGTCGGGCGGGTCGTGGTGCTCGACGACCTCTCGACCGGGTCGCCCCGGACGCTGATGGGCTCTCTCGACGGGGTCGAGTTCCGCGAGGGCGACGTTCGGGAGTACGGGGCCGTCGAGAGCGCGGTCCGTGACGTCGACGGCGTCGTCCACCTCGCGGCGATCACCGGTGCGGACAGCACCCACGACCGGCGCGAGGAGACCTACGCGACCAACCTCGACGGCACCGAGAACGTCCTGACCGCGGCGCGAAAGGTCGGGGTCGAGCGGGTCGTGGTCGCCTCGTCGTGTAACGTCTACGGGCGGGCGACCAGCACCGACATCGACGAGACGACCAGCCCGGACCCGATCAACCCCTACGCCGAGACCAAGGCCGCCGCCGAGGAGCTCCTGGCGGAGGTCACCGCCGGGTCGTCGACGACGGGGACCGCCCTCCGACTGAGTACCGTCTACGGCGACGCGCCCGGTATCCGGTTCAACCTCGTGGTCAACACGTTCGTCTTCCGGGCGCTCACCGGCCGGCCCCTCACGGTGTATGGCGACGGCTCGAACTGGCGGCCGTTCATCCACGTCGCCGACGCCGCGCGGGCCTACCGCGACGCCGTGCTCCGGCCCGAGGACTGGTCCGAACCCGTCTACAACGTCGGCACGAACGCCGGGAACTACCGGGTCCGGGAGATCGCCGAGGTCGTGAGCGAGGAGGTCGGCACCACGGACGTGACCTACCTCGAAGACGAACACCCGGGGCCGTCCTACCACGTCAACTTCGACCGGGTGGCCGAGACGGGCTACGAACCCGAGTACGCCCTCCGCGAGGGCGTTCGCGAACTCGCCCGGAGGTTCGCCGCATGA